GATAATCTGCAACGCCGGGGGGAAGATAAACTTGGTTCGGCTCGCCGCGAGGTGATTCGTACTTAATCTTTTTTTCGTTCCGATCGACGCGCGGATTGTCCGGCTTCACGCGGGAGTAGCCATTACTGCCGTCGGCACGAGCGAAGGGGAAAACGATGGCCGGTACCAGCTTCTTCACCCACCGTTCGTCAAGTTTCAAAATTCGGCCGAGCTTCGCCGGCGTCCACTCGGAATAGATGCCAGCTGCTTTTATAGTTTCGGCAGACAGGCCACTTCCTTCCATGAGTTCCCGCTCATGGTGCGGCATCAGTCCCTTGCCATCAGCTACTTGAGTGCTGGCGGTGGCAGGAGAGCGCGGGGCGGTCATTTGGCACCGCCTTGCGCTGTCGTAACGCGTTGACCAGGCCGCGGGCAGCCGGCGGCAATCCAAGCGCGTAGTTCGTTCGGGCAGTAGCGGGTCAAACGGCCGATGCGCCGGCACGGGATTGCCCCCTCGGCAACCAATCGATTGATGGTTCGGATCGAGATGCCAAGCAAATCGCCGGCGTCCAGGCCGTCGATCAACAATGGCTCTGGCTTCGTCGGCTCGGGCAGTTGCTGCCGCGGTGGAAGCAGGTGTCGGTTCACTTCGCCACCTCTTCACGCTGGGCAATCCAGGCTTGAAGTGCCGTTGGGGAGTACAGTACCCGTCGCCCAACTCGCACGAACGGAATCTGGCCCGAGTTGGTCAACGTCCAGAGTGTGCGGGAAGAAATGCTCAGCCGTCTGGCAGTTGCACGAGCGTCGAGTAGGAGCCGGTCGTTAAAGGTGATCGGGACCGACTGAGAAGTAGACATTTTCTAACCTCACTGCGATTTTATGTTCCAAAACATGCCAGATGCTCGGTCGCAGTATTTCGTTTGGCGCGCACGCGCACGGATTTCGCTGATTTTCGTGCGCGCTTCTGCAAGGAATTGAACGGCAACGTGCCGATCGGAATTGGGTTGCAAGAAAACGGCGTACGAAATTAAATGCCGCTTGACACAATTCCGATGCAGTGCGGAAGCGCACAAATTGCACTCGCGCCGAACTTAGCACTTTCCGACTATTTGCTTGGGAAGCTCAACGTTTGAAGGCCGGCATGAAGCACCTTGCGCCGTCCCTTCTACTGGAAATCTCGCAAAAGCAGGTTTATCAAAGTCAAGCAACCAGGTCGGTTCACGCCGAAATGTACTGCACCGCCAGGACGAGCAAACGGCGCCCAAGAAGTGGGCTGAGTTGGCGGCGGTCGATCGACCCGAGGCGCCGACTGCCCAGATGTTTGCCTTTGCCGAGGCGTTGCTCCGCTGGGGCCGTCTCTAATGTCACGCCCAAGACTTACCGCGATTGCCAGGACTTCATTGTGTCCTTCTGCAAAATGCATCGCCACTCCGTCGTTCGCGATCTGAAGCCGTTTCCCTTGACTCGCTGGCATGCGACAGCGGATGGAATCCCTGGTCCATTTCTCTCCAAGGCTGTTAAGAAAAAGCGGTCCCTTGATTCGCAGGGGAAGTGCGATGCGCGTGAGGGTCTGGCTGGTCGGCTTCACTTACTTCTGCGGCCACGCGGAGTCGCTCTGACGTCCCGCACCTTCGCCAACGGCAAACATCACGCCCCGGTATAAATCGCTGCAAAATCACCTCGGGAATCTCCATCCTGGGGCTTCCGTTTCATGGCTAGACACAATGTCTGCTGCGGTGGCAAAAAAACTAGCAGCCTAAGCGGTTGCTACGGAAGCATTTGCGCGCTGGCTCAAGAGATTTCGTGCGCAGACGGAGATTTTTGTCGCCAGAGAGCCCCGCGAAGTCCACTTATGGATTGAAGCCACACGACTACGCGAACTGCATGTCGCAGTTGGGTAGCAGTGGCAAAACCAAACAGGAGTCTTTCTATGTACAAGGTTGTTGTTGAGGTATCCCCTCGCGATTACCACGAGGTCGCCGCCGAGCTGGCAGTACCTGATTACGGGGGGGCGTGGATTGTCGCCTCGTGTAATTCAGTTGCCCAGACCGAATCGTCATCCGACACCTTCGGAATGGCATTCAAAGTCGTGTTGGCATTCGACTGCATCGCAAGCGAGTGCCTCCAGGCGTGGGTTGTGGGGGAACCTTGGTTTCTTGCAATCGACACGTCAGGAAATCAGGTGGCCCGCAGCGAATGCCGAGCATCGCGTCAGGGAACCAGCTCGTCTGGTTTCATTCTCCCTCTCGCGCCAAACGATTGGGTTACGTGCTTACCTCCAGCGGAGGCAATCGCGGCCTAGTCACACACCAAACCCAGAAGATCCCTCGCGGCCACGCTTTTTTCCAGACGGGAAGACGCAGTGGTAGTGCTGAACATTCAGTCATTGTGGCCCGAGTCTAAGCTATCCACTGCGACTTCTCCGTCTCGAAGAGACGAAGAAGCAGAATGAAGGATTTGCAAGCTAATAAGTTTCAGCGGACGCTGAAACGCCTTGTGAGAAACGCAATTGGAGGACGGTTCCTCCCGCAAGGTGCAACCGAAGATGAGATTTCGCAACAAGCATGTTTGCTGCTTGTGCTCCTCTTGGGGGTGGAAAAATGTGAACAACTCATTGATCAAGAGAGCCTTGCAGCCGAAGACATCCGGATGATGACTTTGGCCGCAAAGCGAGCGGCAGGTAACGCTATGTGGGCCACCCAGAAGCGTAACCAGCGGAGCAAGCAGCGCAAGTTGGCAGAACTCAAGCAGTGGTTTCCGGAAGCTTCCGCGGCTGAACTTCAGGTTCGTCTGGGTAAGCTTGCCGAATTCGATCGCTTGAGCCTAGCGGAAGAGCAACCCGCTCGACCGGAATTAAACGTCGAAGTTGTCGCCGACCTTCGAGATGCTTTTTTTCACATGTCATCGATTGAGCGTCGCTTGATCGACTTGCTGCGGAAACGCATTTCCAGAACAGCGATCCGAAAGCGACTTCAAGTTACGAGAGAGGAGCTGGTAGTGCTCATCGATTCGCTCGAACAAAAGTTGCTAAGCATCATTAAACCATGAGAGCAGCATGAAAACCAAAAAGATCGTTAGTGGCCATGGGGGGAAGGACGATGCCAAGCAACTGCTTGCCATTCGTTCCTTCTTAGGCCTACTAACACCCCGACAAATTGCTGAGACAAAGCTCCGCACTGTCTCAGACCCCGAATTGGGAGCGATGCTTAACGCTCTCGAAACGGGGTGGAAACTAGGTTCCGTGCTTCGCTCGGAACCGGCCAGCCCTCGTGAGTAGTCAACAGGTTCGCCTCCGCCCGCAATGATGCGGCGGGGGGCGGAACTTGTCGTCGCTCGATAGGGAACCAGTAGACGCTCGGTACCAATACCGAGACCCAACATCATCGAGCGACGCTGCTAACGCTGCGTCGCTTTTTTCATGTGCCGTCCGCTCCCGCTGACTCATCGCCGCAGCAGATTGATCGTCGGCACTTCCCAGCGTTGATAATCGGTCGGCGGATCTGCGCCCTGGCCGACGATATCCAGTTTCAACACGTGCGTTCGTTTCCCCTGCGATAGCAGCGACCCATCGCCCGATGGTGTCGTATATTCGAAGTTGAATGCGAAGAACCCACCGAGACGGTTCCGGCTTTGCAGCGGAGTCAATCGTCCAGCCGCGACCGTATTGTAAGGTGTCGAAGATCACCTCCGTCTTGTCGAGCGTGATGCTACTGACGACATTCACCGGATCCGTCAGATCGTAGACATGGTGCTTGATGGCGCTGATGTCCGCCTGCTGAAGCGCTACCGCATCGCAATCTTCCAACCTAGCCATCAATTTGACTCTGCCACTTCGAAGACAGCCGGAAGCTGAATAACCTTCACGGATTTCTCCTTCGACGGCTCGAGCACCAGTGATCAAACCAACCGCCGCTGCGACACCAGGAGCGATATGCGCGACGGCGACGGACCCCGGCATTTAGTAACCCACCGCAGTAACGCGAATCGTGGTGGCAATCGACACGAAGAAGGTCACGGTTGACGGCAGACTCGCGTTGCCGGGACCAACCGCAACAGCTTCAGGACTTCGAGCGACCGGGCGGGGCGCTGAGATTGGCTTTGAGTGGCATCGAACCGTTGTCGATCGCCGCTTTGAAGCTGTCGAACTCGTCGAGATCGAGGGGGCCGCCATCGACCACGACACCCCGCGGCACTTTGTCCGCCGGCCGGTTGTGGCAATTCAAGCACGTCAGAGCGCCGAGCTGGAATGCACCTTTACAAGCGCGGGGCACGCCCTGCGGTTCATCCAGATGCGTGACATCGTTGTTCCGTCCTCGCGCACGGTGACTTTGAGTGATCGCGTCTGCGCCCCACAGGCGTCCGGCCTTACCGCCCGGCAGGCGGCTTCCACAGCCCGACCTTGGGCGTCGATGGTTGCCGCCTGCAGCATCTCGCCATCGAGACCGTGGGCGGAGGATGTGAACTCGCTGGAAACTTCCAACGCCCGCCGCGCGTTGTCGAGATACAACGCCGAGTTAGGCGCGTAGTACTCGAGTGCTCGCGCCAGTCCATAAACGGTCGGAGCCTTCGGCGCGAGATCGCCGGCCGGAGCAATTTTGTTGAAGATAAAGTTCTGAACCGCCCGCTCGGGAACGACCGGCGTGGCGCCTGTAACAACGGGGCAGCGAGGTCGCTTCGGTGGGGGTGATCGTCTGCAGGTTTTCCATTTCAGCAATGATCGGTTCCGCAGTCACGCGAAACCGCTTAATGCCCCTACGCGGCGCGGACCTGCTTGCTGTTGCATGCGCAGCATT
Above is a window of Anatilimnocola aggregata DNA encoding:
- a CDS encoding helix-turn-helix domain-containing protein, translating into MNRHLLPPRQQLPEPTKPEPLLIDGLDAGDLLGISIRTINRLVAEGAIPCRRIGRLTRYCPNELRAWIAAGCPRPGQRVTTAQGGAK
- a CDS encoding helix-turn-helix domain-containing protein, which produces MSTSQSVPITFNDRLLLDARATARRLSISSRTLWTLTNSGQIPFVRVGRRVLYSPTALQAWIAQREEVAK